A section of the Pristiophorus japonicus isolate sPriJap1 chromosome 4, sPriJap1.hap1, whole genome shotgun sequence genome encodes:
- the LOC139262406 gene encoding probable G-protein coupled receptor 132 codes for MTNASDLAVSACNITYGHGVVPLVTVYSLVFVVGVPANLLTLGLSFLKIWRKNVLSVYLFTLSLSDLVYLGTIPQWIIYVLNHNRWTQSNMACHLTGFIFFNNLYISILLLCCISIDRCLVVLYPIEAQWRRRRRTAVLVSASIWLLVMVTHLPIFFLSGVKTSEAKNDSCFETFPMPPLVAKFNYARFCVGFCVPLTILAATNLLTFRRIQASPCLNPREKARVKCLAIAVIAIFLSCFAPYHLILLSRAVTFSLSKDSCWFEQKIYTASAGFLCLCTVNSAINPMLYMFSCESVRQELLRDLQCIRNSSACRSNRPESWVSRNGHISRSSMYPMENVTSEN; via the coding sequence ATGACCAACGCCAGCGACCTGGCGGTGTCGGCCTGCAACATCACCTATGGCCACGGGGTGGTGCCACTGGTCACCGTCTATAGCCTGGTGTTTGTCGTGGGGGTGCCGGCCAACCTCCTGACTCTGGGCCTGTCCTTCCTGAAGATCTGGCGGAAGAACGTACTGTCGGTGTACCTCTTCACCCTCTCGCTCTCCGACCTGGTGTACCTGGGCACCATCCCCCAGTGGATCATCTACGTGCTGAACCACAACCGCTGGACCCAGAGCAACATGGCCTGCCACCTGACCGGCTTCATCTTCTTCAACAACCTGTACATCAGCATCCTGCTGCTCTGCTGCATCTCCATCGACCGCTGCCTGGTGGTGCTCTACCCCATCGAGGCGCAGTGGCGTCGTCGCCGGAGGACCGCCGTGCTGGTGAGCGCCAGCATCTGGCTGCTGGTGATGGTCACCCACCTGCCCATCTTCTTCCTGTCGGGCGTGAAGACCAGCGAGGCCAAGAACGACTCCTGCTTCGAGACTTTCCCCATGCCGCCCCTGGTGGCCAAGTTCAACTACGCCCGCTTCTGCGTGGGCTTCTGCGTGCCGCTGACAATCCTGGCCGCCACCAACCTGCTGACCTTCCGTCGCATCCAGGCCAGCCCCTGCCTCAACCCCCGTGAGAAGGCCAGGGTCAAGTGCCTGGCCATCGCCGTGATCGCTATCTTCCTGAGCTGCTTCGCCCCCTATCACCTCATCCTGCTCAGCCGGGCTGTGACCTTCTCCCTGTCCAAGGACAGCTGCTGGTTCGAGCAGAAGATCTACACCGCCTCTGCGGGcttcctctgcctctgcaccgtcAACAGCGCCATCAACCCCATGCTCTACATGTTCTCCTGCGAGAGCGTGAGGCAGGAACTCCTGCGAGACCTGCAGTGCATCAGGAACAGTTCCGcctgccgctccaaccggcccgagAGCTGGGTCTCGCGGAACGGACACATTTCGCGATCATCCATGTACCCAATGGAGAATGTCACCAGTGAAAACTGA